AGAGACTTCATATCGGCAACTTCCTTTTGCTTGTCTTTAACAACTTGGTGAATGTCATCAAAAAACATGGGGTCAAGCTGCGACTCTGTAATAGCGCTAACTTCATCATTTATAGATTCATTGtaagatttattattaatttgctTATATTTAAGAAGGTTTTTTCTATATAAGCTAGTAAGTTGTGTAACACTTAATTCTTCAGAAAAGTTTGGGATTATTTTTTCCCTATTTTCAAGTAGTTTGAATTCATCTTCTACTGGCTTGTTAACACACGAAGTTTGATAATTAAGATTAATAAGCATCATGAAATAAAGCTGGGTTTTTAGATACCTAAAATTAGTGAGATAGGGCCTTATCTTTAGTGCGAGCGATACGATTCTGTTTCTCATCCTTAGATGCATTGCTAATACTTCCGATAGACGCGAACGATTTGAACTTATAATAGAGTTGGATTCATAATCTCTCATCTTTGAAACTTGAGCCCCAATCCTAGAATGTGAGataaaatcttcaattcCATGGATTGCCGATGGGATTTCTAAAAATTGCTCATTCTTTGCCATTGAAATAGcaaaattaatcaattcaACTGCATCATCTGGAAGGACacaattttcaatatatttatggCACATCAAAACAGAAACCCGAATTACgtcattattaataaatattccagTAGAAAGTTCAAGTTGGTACCTTAATCCAGAAATGAATACCTCAGAAACTATTCCATTCAATTCTTTCATCTCAATTGTGTAAAATATTGACTTAACCTCAATTTCCTTTTCAGCCAATATCTTATAATTCTCATTAGACAACGTAGCAATCACTTTCAAAGTTCCACGAACAATATAATGTTTCATAATATCGTATAATCTCTTAGAACCAGTGGAAGTTTCGAAACTAGAAAACAAATTATCTGTAAAAACAATAATCTTACCATCATATGCTCCCATAAGCTCATcgaatttaatttttatctGCTCTGTCAagcttttttttgtatttttacAGCTTTCCAGTAATGATTCAAGGTGAATACTAATTATTCTATAGCCTCTAAGATCAATAGAAGAATTACCACTAATTATTCTATAAGCCAAATACTCTACCAAAGTAcgttttaataattttgactCACTTACTATAATCGCGGAAGATAAGCCACTTCTAGAAAGAGATATTTCAAGTAGATGAAATTCATCCATAAAGTCAACGGCCTTTGTAActccattttcaattacaagttcattaatatcaacaaaccattttttattcaatttgtTAGTATAACCATTAACGGAGTAGTTATTAAACCACGAAATACTATTAATTCGACCATCTGTTGACGGAACAAAGAAtgttttgtattttttcaGAGCTTCGTtcataaatttaaaatagtCAATTCCATACTTTCTGAAGACTACCTGGATGTTGCTTCTAAGAACTGAAGCATTACATTCGCTATGTGTGAAACCTTTGGTAATTATGGATTCAAGATTAGAATATTTAGAATCTTGAATTTTAATATCTGTTTCGTTTATCCCATAGCTTATGCTACGTTTTATTAATCTTTCTTCCCAGTTATTCGGAAGATGTTCAATATCATCTCTTAACAAAACCATAAAAATAAACCCTGGAGAAAGTAAATTCGATGATAATCCTTGATTatataaatcattaatCATTATTGcagataaatatattgcatataataaattgagagagattgatttattacttttactTGATCCTGAATATGTAATTTTTccataaattctttttagGTTGCTGTGTACTTTGTTGATATTTGTACCTAACATTTCAATTATTGTTTGTTTAACTAGCTTATAACTAAATACTGCTCTTGGttgatttgaattaatttcataaGTGATCTCACCAATTACAGGTTGAGATGAATATGTTGTCTTACCACCTAAGTTTTGAATTTCGTAATCCATAATTTTGTTTGTCCTTATCAGCTCCTCCATTCCCCAAATCGATGAATGTATTCTTGTCTTTATTAACGAAAGTGTTTCCTTGCCAGAGTTTATCATCCTATTTGGTCCATTatcattatattttaataaatatgaaagaTATTCTGTAAAATTCCTAAGCCTATTTATATCATGAGTAATACTTGTGTCAAACTTTTCTTTCGAAATGAATGCCAATATATAATCTAGTGTAGTTACTGTATTATATTTGCTagtttcaataattttctgTAAAAAGTCAATTAATTCCAGAGAGGGCAAAACACGGCTGCCGTTTCCATCTAAAGCCAATTTaacaatttcaaaaatcaGCTCTTCGATATCGACGTCATTTTTAGAAAGTTTTCCTTTTTGAAATTCTACGAAGGATTGTTTAATAACCCCAGTTAATTTGCTCTCTAAATGTGCATTCAAAGATTCtctatttgaatcaaatgaTGAACGTGTTTCTAATTCACTTTGATCAATGCTGGCATAATGATCTTCATTACTCTGATTTCCACTCAAAAATTCACTTATAGAGTATTCATCTCTTAATTGGTCAACGCTATTGGTACTTTCCGAGACGACTACATGtaccaaaaaaaaagttgcaaggttaaaaaataatattaatagaaaacaCTTGgtgaaattaaatttgggAGTATTCATGGctttataaattttaaaatcctaataatagaaaagtGGTCTGGCTAACATGTAAATCCCTCAAGTTTTTTATATTGGCGGGATGAATCATATTGTGGAAATTTACGGATACTCGTGATCAATGAAAGAATGTTACAACAactttaaaagaaatatttactaCTATATATTTCCTTTAAGTTTGTTACTTCCCTTAATTATATTCCATTTcttataataatcaaatctCGCCTTTATGAGAAATCTAAGATTTCAAATAGTTATTTGGCAAGCTTGATAGTAGGAATTTAAATTgtataaagaaaatatgattTATCCATTTAGTTTCTAACATCGATTTTCTCATTTTGccaataaattttaatttttactCTCTTCTGTTATTTATTAGTTCTCATTCGAACTTACTTCTCAAATATTCGTACCGCTTCATGAAAATCTAATCTTGctcaatataataatacagAATTGGAAATTATTCGTCTAActgaattgaataaattgttGAATAATAGGTGTTTTCCTCGCATAAGCAAACACCTTAATATTTGTAGCATCATAAGGGGAATAATCTATACCAGATTAAACGTTAAGCCGCAAATTTCTTTTGTGATGATAAGTGAGAGAGAGAAGCTCTCAAGAATAGATGGAAAAGACTTATTGTGTAACGAAAGTGCTAAAGTACCGGTATCTTCAGCAAATAGTGACAAACAGAAGTCTTGGAGTATGAAATTTGGGATTTACAGCAAGAAGACAATTAGCGATGCCCAAAGCAACTATTTGAATCAAGATTTGGATAGTGCAATGGAATCCAATAATAAGCCAAGAAATTGTAATACAAGTTCTGATTTAAATActccaaataataatggaaattattctttctgGCCAAATTCTTTTGAGGATATCCAGAAAGGAGGTTCAGCAGTGTTTAATAGGTTGGCGTCAAGGATAGAAGAAGGAATTCAAGACTTACAGTCACAAATTAGGCCAGATTTCCCTAAACTTCCTGATAGTTTAGAGGGAAAAATTCCACTGGGATTTTCATTTAGTGTAAGCGCTATGTTAATTCCCTATCATCTTGGGGTTATACTAGAGCTGCAAGAACAGGGATACATTACAGAATCAACGCCATTATCTGGAGCATCTGGTGGCTCAATAGCTGCAATTTGTTGTGCTCTGGATATAAGTATGTATGAAGCAATGGAAGCCTGCATTTCGCTCTATGAGGATTGCAGAAAGAATGGTACAGCTGGGAGACTGAATGAAGTACTTGAACGCGAGCTTAGGAAAAAGCTCCCTGATAATGTAATTGAACTCTTGAATAATAGATCGGAAAAAGGAGGGCAAAtcataatttcttttacGCAACTCCTTCCTGTTCCTAAGGCTCATTTTGTCTCCGATTTTAATTCTAAGGATGATTTAATAGAGTGCATTTTAGCAAGTTCAACAATTCCATTTCTTTCAGTCCCTTGGCCTACATTCAAATGTAGAGGAAAGCCATGTGTAGATGGATATTTTGCTGTAGGAAGAGGTGAATTGGGATGCCTTCCAACTAATGCTATTAGGACAGTAAAAGTCTGTCCTTTACCTTCAGCTGGGTCTTCTATGAAATCAAATAGATCTGATGTTATCTCACCCCACATTCAATCTTATGACTGGATACTATTTAGTCCTGATtctaataacaataatgaAGACTTCACAAGAACAAGAAAATGGATAAGAAGTCTTAGGCCAGCCGGAGTAAATCTAAAAGATTTCGAGCAAAGCTTAGTAGACAGTATGAACACCaaagaaagtaaaataaACGGtataaaagaagaaagttTCGAACTGAGAGAAACATTCAACTCATGctatataaataataaccCAAATTTTAACGCTCCTCCACTTATGAAGTATTCCAACAATGAGCTTTTGCGCATTGCAGTAGATCCTCCGTCATCTCAAGTAGCATGGGAACTATTTTACATTGGTAGAGGTGATGCATTGAGATGGATAATGATGGATAGAATTAGGGAAAGTTCGTATAAGCTTATGGAACCTACATACAATTAGAACATTGAAGTGGCAATAttgatataattaaattgtaCTTTCtctaatgaatattttctaaaCAAATACTACTTACatgtttttattttttcaatatttaactttaaattttcaaggTCTGACATAAACTGTtgtttaaattcaatatcttGAATGTGTTTATTACCATACTTCTCAAACATTTCAAAACATTCTATTGCGCCGCTTACATCTTCAGAAACAAGACTGCACCAAGACAGCAAATACCAAATTTGCcaatcttcttcatcttcttttaaCAATGTGCTCAGAACTAGCTCTGCCAACTCAGtttcatttaaatcaatCAGTGTTCTAGAGAGGTTCAATCTTACAGAGTACTCAGGTAAAATTATGtctttatttcttaattcaTCAGCAAAATCATTGAATTCAACAGAAAGATTATACTTGTTTGCTAATATatactttattttgaaaacaTACTTTTTACACTCTTCAAAATCATCGATTGTCTTAAAATAGGCCAATTTGCAACATAAAGTTTCGAAGTGCTCGTCATCAATTTCGGACGCCTTTGCTAAATTCTCTTTTACTTGGCTTTCTGCTTCATCACTATAACATAAATCAGTCATGAATAATTCTGAAATAGCGCAATAAGCACTACAAAGCTGATTTTTCATTAAGTCAAGCCTCTCAATACAAGACTTGTCATTCCCCTTTTTCTCTACTATTTTTATACTTTCCTGGAGTACTTCTATGCCATTGTTCCAATAAGAAAGAGACTCTTCTCCATCTAAAATCTGAGCAAGGCTAAAATACTTAACATAGTCGTCATATGGATTAACTTTTATACTCTTCTCTAATAATTCCCTGGCACTTTCAAAATTACCGATTGAGCACATAAATTCGCCATATGCAGAAAGAACATTGCTGTTTAATGGGTCCAATTTGATAGCCTGAGTAAAAAGAGCATTGGCATTTTCGTATTCTGGAGGAAATTTATTGACAAGTGCCTGGGCCTTCgataataattccaatGTCTTCATTATGAAAGCAAATagaattataatttaattagtCAGgtttaacaaaaaaaaatgaaggCCGCCTAAAATCGACTTAGTAGATAATGACTATAAATGTTTACAATATTATTCTATTGTAAAATAATTGGCTTTTCCCAAAGAAACTCTTCTTCTGATCGTCCAAAATGTCCGCCACTTGATgtctttttaaaaataggAGATTTAAGGTTTAGCTGCTTAATTAGAATTCCTGGCCTAAAATCAAATACCTTATTAACTATCTCCAGTAGTTTTGCGTCATTATACCCATCTTTCGCTGTGCCaaatgtattaatataCAGTGACAAAGGCCTTGCTATTCCAATTCCATACGAAACCTGTACCAAACATCTGCTACACAAGCCGGAAAAGACGATTGACTTTGCAACAAGCCTTGCCATATATGCACCTGATCTATCTACTTTAGTTGCATCTTTCCCGCTAAATGCACCACCCCCATGAGCACCCCATCCTCCGTATGTATCTACAATTATCTTGCGCCCTGTTAATCCAGCATCTGCTGCTGGCCCACCAATTGTAAACCTGCCAGATggattaattaatattctaGTTTCTTTGTCCATCAAATCTGAAGGGCATacttttttaattacatTCTCCAGTACAAATTCTCTAATTTCCTCGTTTTCTATGTTTTCATCATGCTGAACCGAAACTAAAATAGTGTGAATTCTTTTTGGAATGAGCACGCCATGTTTGCAGTTATATTCTACTGTCACTTGCGCCTTTCCATCAGGGCGCAGCCAACCCACCCGAGAAGATACTCCTTTCACTCTGATATAATCCAGCTCTCTTGTAATAGATGTAGCTAATACGTGCGTCAGAGGCATGAGTTCTTTTGTTTCATTCGTAGCATAACCAAACATCATTCCTTGGTCACCCGCTCCAATATCTTCTACATTTTTATCTACATGTACACACCCAGCAATTTGATTACTTTGTTGTTCTAGCTTAATAATCACATCCATAGTTTTGTAATCTAACCCTTTTTCTTCAGAGTCATATCCTATTTCTTTCACTGTTTCTCTTACAACTCTTTCGTAATTTACATTAGCCTTTGTAGTTATTTCACCAAAAACCATAATGAACCCTGTTTTTGTGCATGTTTCACATGCTACAAAGCTTTCTGGATCTTGTTCCAAGCACGCATCAAGGATTGCATCCGAAATCTGATCACATAATTTATCTGGGTGGCCACTACAAACAGACtctgaagaaaataaaaattgttCAGAAGTAGTCTGTAAGTCAGTGTAAGTGGATTTATTTCCACTAAACCTCGAAGAATCCATAACTatttaatacaataaaaatttagcaaatatattattatttacgAATCTGCacaagaaataatttatcttttcgagtattaagaaaataataccGCGtatacaaaaattatttgcaGCCGTTCAATAATACAAACTAGTTATTCAGAATAATCGTCTATTGACTCATCAGAAGAGCTGGCTAAATTAATTGTGTTGTTATTGCTATAGTTTGAATTTCTAGATTCAAAGCAGTTGTTTATTGTTGGATTACTTTGGAGATTTTCTACATCAAATGTTTCTAAAATACTTACTAATTGTTCATCGCTTAAATATTCGCAATAAGATGTATTAAAACTACTATCATAGTGATATAACTTTGAGCCATTCTCCAAACCTACGCCTGCGCTGTTTATCGAGTTTATTTGTGGTATAGGAATATACTTGCTGTATTTATTCCAATTTactataaaattaattagttcattatttatagtATTATTCTGAGAAAAGCTATTATGTTTTACTGCAAAAAAGCAACTCAAATATGGAAATACTTCCGTAAATATGGTGTTGCTGAAAAACAAATTCATGTAATTATCTCTTGCCGTAAAAAAAGGCAAGCATTTTCCTATTAAGATTTTATAATCTTCTTTCAAGTGCTCTAAATTGGAAATGAATGATTTTAAAGCAGGTTTCTTTGGATGCCATTTAAATGTAGCTTTCTTTGGTTTTTCGACTAAATTGCtaatttttaatcttttattttgtaAATCTTCCTGTTTCTTCCAAAGCGAAAAGttattctttgaaaatCCTACTTTTAAATCGCTTTGTATTTGACAATCTGGTGAGCATGGATTTAATGGCtttgaattgaaaaataatatggTTCTCGCAATGCAAGATGCTGAAATTGACGAGAAGAAGTTTTCGGAATTTAAGTCACTAGTATAAACATCTGACCAAGTAAAAATATCGGAGCACATAATGATATCAGCGCAGTTACCAATAAATGGAATGTAATTCTCCTGAagcaataaaattaatgagCTATCCTCTAATCCTGAATAAAGCAATAGCTCTTCTATGTCAAATGTTAGCTTTCCTTTTAAGAAATCTTGTTGAgtaatatgaatatttaaaaaatgcTCATTTATGTCTTTAAAGCCTTCACAATAATACGCACAATGCAAATTAttctcattattaatatattctacTAATCCAGCTCTATTATTCCAGGCATTCAAAAATTCTGAATCAATTTTTGTACGTTTTGTACATGCGTTTTGTAGGGATTCTAGTCTAAGTTTGTTTGTGTTTTCTTCACGCTTGTTATACAATATTTTCCCTATTGTTCTAAATATATTGTACACAGGTTCTTTACCAAAATTACTAAGAGTTGAATTCGGAGTTTGGTAAGGCTTGTCACGATAATTCAGGTGATTACTGCGTTTTTTCCCAGATAAGAAAAATTCTGTATTGGCTGTCAAGTCCCTTAAGTTATTTTTCACAAAAATATCTTGGTTTCCTTCAAAGTAGAATTGAAGCTGTGAAATTGCATGAAATAAGTCACCATTAGAAGTTTGAAcaatttcttctattaaatTACCTTCACCCACTCCAAcgaatatttttttaatgtttAAAATATGCTTCAACCTAGATTTTACTACAGTTGATGGAAATGGATTTACCCTTACAATCTTGATTTGCTTAGCAAGCTTTTTGTCTGTAGAATTTTCAGTATAAATATCAAGCTCTCCAGGGAGTATTGATTTCAAGAATTGCCTACTATTTCTATCCTCGCCTGCTATAAATACAATTGGTATGATAGAAGAGTcattaagaataatttttgataaaaaatGTCTTATTTCAATCAATACTTGTGTATTATGTTGTAATAATGTAAATGGAAGATCCTTAATTAGCACTAAAACcttttcattcaaatttgacttagaaaaaaatacagaattaaaaataaaacgATAAAAGCTTGCTCCAAGTCCTTCATTAATTATCGTTGGAGGGTCCCATTCGAggattttaatattattattacataGGCAACGCAAAATTGTTGTTTTCCCTGCACCATTAGGACCGAAAAtgatcaaaatatttttttttgaacCATTAATTGAGTTAGCTGatataaatgaattttctaAAAAACTTTTTACCTCTATTATTTTGTGTTTGTTCACTAACAGCTCCTGTGCCGTTTTTGgttcaaatttattagcCCAAAGAGACATGAAAATTTATATGATCACCATGTGCAATTTAAAAACAACTTATGTACCAAAGTTTCAATACTCAAAGTTCTTGAAGAGGGCAATTGCATAATGAACTTTTTGCGAGAATACTTGTATTGATGGCGCCttcaattcaatttttaagCCGGTAGAGGTTTTACATGCAAATAACCAATTTGgcttaattaattttagttAATGCAAAATTACAACtttcaacaaaaaatagAATCATCATTTGAGCCAAGCAGTATTAGTGTAGATCATTCgtatttataaattattgtttttttaaacGCGAAAAGAGTTAAAGATGTGTGAAATCAGAACACACTGAAATAATCAGTCAATAACAGCTCTGTTcggaaaaaaaaatggttGTCTAATGAATTTCTAATGTCAATTGTTCAGATTAGCTGAGGGCCaattcaaacaaatttGACTAACATTTCTAATTATAATTTgcaataaatcaattaaattaatgcggcttaatatttttaaatcagACTTCGAGATTTGTAATTCTTACTGTCCTCACTAAATGGAACTTAGAAATTTAACtatacaaaaatatatttcataATACTTTTGAGCATTCATTACGGTTTAagtttctttttctctACAGGCTTTAAAATCTGGAAAGAACACATTAACGTTTCATCAACAGACATCATTGCACCTGCATTATCAAATTCTCCACAGTAATTAGGGGCAGAAAAAAGGGTGACCAACTGTCGTTTGGCAAAAAATTCATATCCATCCTCTACCACTTGATGGGCTCTGCAGATAAGATCCATATCATGATCTCTCAGAAATTTCTCAACCACATCGTGACCAAATGTGAATGATACACCCCTATCATTTTCTCCCCATCCTCTTACATCCTTTTCAGGATCAGACCACAACAGATCGCAAAGCAAGCCCGTGTCTGGAACATCTGTAGGCCTTTCAATCTTTCTTATTTGATCCAATTTATGTAATTCAGGAGAAAGTCCGCCATGCATACAAAGAATCTTCTCATCAATTATGGCAGCAACGGGTAAGCAATTAAAACAATCTGTAAAAGTCTTCCAAAGCTTTACATTATACCTTCTTTTACATTCATCGTAGAATCCATAAATTCGATTGATAGATGCACACTCATGATTTCCTCtcaataagaaaaaattctccggatattttattttgtatGCAAACAAAAGGCATATAGTTTCCAAGCTCTGTTTACCTCTATCTACATAATCTCCaagaaacaaataattagtGTCTGGTGGGAAACCACCGTACTCAAAAAGTCTAAGTAAGTCATAGTATTGTCCATGTATGTCTCCACATATTTTAATAGGTGCATCTAATTCAAGTAAAGTAGGTTGGCTCATAAATATCTCACGAGATTTAATACATATTCCGCGTATCTCTTTCTCTGTAAGTTGAACTGGCTTCCCCGGACGAGAACCACGCACCTCTAATAGCTTGGCTATTATTGAGTCTACGtcaatatcattattagaaCCATTCGCAGTTCCTGATATTGTAGTAGATGAAGGTTGTGGTGtcattcaaaaaattagtTAAAAACCTTTATTATACtataattgaatataaatcaGTTTGGCAGCGAAGTTAGCATAAATGCATATATCTGTATTGCAAATATatacataaatatatatatatatatatatatatatttatgtatatatataagtTAGTAATTTCTCTTTACAAGCATTTAATGCCGGTTTTTTCTCCAAAATaaacttttaattaattattctcAATTATCTACTTGTTTAATATAccaaaaaaatgaataattggTAAGaagcaaataaaaaatttcagTCTATAAATCTTAATtcaatcaatattattagctGAAGAATTTGGAAATGTTTGTAATTATTCGTCGAAATTAACTATTAACCAATAATGCCGGGTTAAGTTGGCAATTAATGTATAATATTCTCTTGCTacattattttattaataatattcaacCGCTTTATACGCGTGTTAAGAGATATTACAGGCGCGcgctaaaaaaaaaatattaattactcAGATTTTCTGGTACGTAAGCGGATTAATCTATTGTACAGAATTCTAGTACTTACTACAATAACaaagatttgaaaattaatgaaaatgacCCGAGCTAACTATAATTTGTCGTTTGCAAACCCATAtgtttaatatatatgGTATTATATACCTCATTTTCGTTAAAGACTATTTgtatgaattaaaattagcttgtaaataatcaaaattaattataatctAGTTTAAATTGTCTAAACCAATTCTACCATGTTCATGGCATTCTTATTTCGTAATTTCCATTCTGCGTTATGTATCTCACCCATGGAAGAGCTTGATATCCGCTCTTCTCTGTGATTTTCAAGTATCTTATAGTAAGACCTGAAATTGTGAAATACGGAATTTCGAAGCCAACTGTTACTGGACGTTTGCTTGTATTTGTCTCATTGATGATGGATGGAATATCGAAAATTGCGGTCATTGTAAATTCCTTCTGCCCAGAGAATGTCTTAATATTCCATACTATTAAATCACGCTCAGGAGAATATTTGACTGTACCCATTGATGTTTTAAAAGTAGGTATTATAACATCACTCGGAACTGGGATTTGAATTTCTGTATTCTTTGCAACACTTCTTGCTTTATATTGGCCTTTAACTTTGATAACATACTTTATACGAGTAGCACtgatattttcaatatttacatCAACCTTAAATAGTGGCTTTAAATTAGATGATGGAGTTAATCTGTAGCtcattaattcaaattgtCCATCGGGAGGGATAAAAGAAATCGTCCTATCGCTCTCAAATCTCGCAAGTCTTACGCATTGATGAAACTTGATATCCTCTATCTCAactgatttatttttcaatatggAGTTTCTATTTGAACTAGAGGCTGAATTACGATTAGCATTGCTAGTAGAAATGGAAGCATCGCCGAGTCTATCATTTAATCCGAGCTTAAGTTCTGGCATACCAGAAAGGTAGCTTTTCATTGTTAATGTTCCAACAATCTCACTATTTATTACATCCCCACTAGAACCAATTATCATATTTACTTTCTCAATTACATCtagaaatatttcattctttttatgTTTTATTCCTTCTGGTCTCCAAGAAATTACATTCGATAATGCAGAAGGTGGCTTTATAGATGAAGAGCTATTTCTACTTTGCACCAATACGGATGCTGCTGAAAGTTCATGTGcttcattttttatatattcaCGCAAAACTTTGACTTCTGTTATCTGAGGAAAGCCGTTGTCCATTATCTCATCCAATAATTCATATATTACTACGAAGTTATCTCTTATACTTTCTTCCTCCAAAACCTTGAAATaatcttttaaaatttcaattaacTTATATAGAAACGTTATCATCATGATTgcatttgaattttttctCGAAAGTAATACCAAATACAAGTTGTTGTATTTAATCCAACAATATGTAATCATTTTTGAAGAGAAAATTGGTTTAATGCAAGATTCTTCCTGTTCTATAACATGTTGTTGAAAAGCATCTAAAACTCCACTTTCTGAAATATCGCCTTTATAGTTCCTTCCTATTATTGGCTTCCCATTTATatctaaaataaaaattgcTGAAACTCCACACATTACAAAACCGATGTGAATAtcagaaataaaaataatttattaaataatcaataataaaatgtataataataaatatattgagTCAATGAATTGTTATATGATAAGAAtcttatttctttaatcttttaacaatttaatattgcTCTAACAAAAGGTAAGAAAATAGGTGGGGAGcaaaaaaagtatttaaaaaaatttttaaatataaagattTGACTAAACATTACTTAggttttaaaatttaaaaaaattatcttATTATGGACTTTTTTTATAGGAAttgtataaatattattaactactagtaaaataattatctttttattaaagcaCTCTTCAATGCTTACAACGATTTTTAAGTCAATCTATCCCTAAGTACAATGattcaatttaatatttaaaaggAATATATGGTTTGGAAAAAAACCCTTTAACTTAGATCCTTCTGTTAAATCCAGTCcttaaataatagaaataatattcaagtgagaaa
This Cryptosporidium parvum Iowa II chromosome 7, whole genome shotgun sequence DNA region includes the following protein-coding sequences:
- a CDS encoding clathrin assembly protein (transcripts identified by EST) translates to MCGVSAIFILDINGKPIIGRNYKGDISESGVLDAFQQHVIEQEESCIKPIFSSKMITYCWIKYNNLYLVLLSRKNSNAIMMITFLYKLIEILKDYFKVLEEESIRDNFVVIYELLDEIMDNGFPQITEVKVLREYIKNEAHELSAASVLVQSRNSSSSIKPPSALSNVISWRPEGIKHKKNEIFLDVIEKVNMIIGSSGDVINSEIVGTLTMKSYLSGMPELKLGLNDRLGDASISTSNANRNSASSSNRNSILKNKSVEIEDIKFHQCVRLARFESDRTISFIPPDGQFELMSYRLTPSSNLKPLFKVDVNIENISATRIKYVIKVKGQYKARSVAKNTEIQIPVPSDVIIPTFKTSMGTVKYSPERDLIVWNIKTFSGQKEFTMTAIFDIPSIINETNTSKRPVTVGFEIPYFTISGLTIRYLKITEKSGYQALPWVRYITQNGNYEIRMP
- a CDS encoding serine/threonine protein phosphatase; this encodes MTPQPSSTTISGTANGSNNDIDVDSIIAKLLEVRGSRPGKPVQLTEKEIRGICIKSREIFMSQPTLLELDAPIKICGDIHGQYYDLLRLFEYGGFPPDTNYLFLGDYVDRGKQSLETICLLFAYKIKYPENFFLLRGNHECASINRIYGFYDECKRRYNVKLWKTFTDCFNCLPVAAIIDEKILCMHGGLSPELHKLDQIRKIERPTDVPDTGLLCDLLWSDPEKDVRGWGENDRGVSFTFGHDVVEKFLRDHDMDLICRAHQVVEDGYEFFAKRQLVTLFSAPNYCGEFDNAGAMMSVDETLMCSFQILKPVEKKKLKP
- a CDS encoding RAD24/Rf-C activator 1 AAA+ ATpase; translation: MSLWANKFEPKTAQELLVNKHKIIEVKSFLENSFISANSINGSKKNILIIFGPNGAGKTTILRCLCNNNIKILEWDPPTIINEGLGASFYRFIFNSVFFSKSNLNEKVLVLIKDLPFTLLQHNTQVLIEIRHFLSKIILNDSSIIPIVFIAGEDRNSRQFLKSILPGELDIYTENSTDKKLAKQIKIVRVNPFPSTVVKSRLKHILNIKKIFVGVGEGNLIEEIVQTSNGDLFHAISQLQFYFEGNQDIFVKNNLRDLTANTEFFLSGKKRSNHLNYRDKPYQTPNSTLSNFGKEPVYNIFRTIGKILYNKREENTNKLRLESLQNACTKRTKIDSEFLNAWNNRAGLVEYINNENNLHCAYYCEGFKDINEHFLNIHITQQDFLKGKLTFDIEELLLYSGLEDSSLILLLQENYIPFIGNCADIIMCSDIFTWSDVYTSDLNSENFFSSISASCIARTILFFNSKPLNPCSPDCQIQSDLKVGFSKNNFSLWKKQEDLQNKRLKISNLVEKPKKATFKWHPKKPALKSFISNLEHLKEDYKILIGKCLPFFTARDNYMNLFFSNTIFTEVFPYLSCFFAVKHNSFSQNNTINNELINFIVNWNKYSKYIPIPQINSINSAGVGLENGSKLYHYDSSFNTSYCEYLSDEQLVSILETFDVENLQSNPTINNCFESRNSNYSNNNTINLASSSDESIDDYSE
- a CDS encoding s-adenosylmethionine synthetase (SAM) — translated: MDSSRFSGNKSTYTDLQTTSEQFLFSSESVCSGHPDKLCDQISDAILDACLEQDPESFVACETCTKTGFIMVFGEITTKANVNYERVVRETVKEIGYDSEEKGLDYKTMDVIIKLEQQSNQIAGCVHVDKNVEDIGAGDQGMMFGYATNETKELMPLTHVLATSITRELDYIRVKGVSSRVGWLRPDGKAQVTVEYNCKHGVLIPKRIHTILVSVQHDENIENEEIREFVLENVIKKVCPSDLMDKETRILINPSGRFTIGGPAADAGLTGRKIIVDTYGGWGAHGGGAFSGKDATKVDRSGAYMARLVAKSIVFSGLCSRCLVQVSYGIGIARPLSLYINTFGTAKDGYNDAKLLEIVNKVFDFRPGILIKQLNLKSPIFKKTSSGGHFGRSEEEFLWEKPIILQ